One Branchiostoma floridae strain S238N-H82 chromosome 1, Bfl_VNyyK, whole genome shotgun sequence genomic region harbors:
- the LOC118422229 gene encoding DNA polymerase epsilon subunit 2-like, which translates to MAGRLKSSIVSAFKMHGLSLRIEASKFLVEALTPVNEVEREEWLDRIIEAVQKQPLESSMIDRLTLEAAVNDCVQGGEEDSDQVFSVIDAFDIPKFDYNSERKKFMPSTAPRSLHGQATDKAQLFRDRYTVLFQRTSRHELFTPPVMGANPVHQTKKFQLRPVEYLLGSVAKLGEIIVLGMVTQLKPGSYYLEDPTGAVKMDLSQTNFHNGLFTENCFVLAEGWYEDQVFHVTAFGFPPPEPAKTTRAYFGNINFFGGPSATCAKASTKLRVIERENEDAMIVFLSDVWLDDSKVMEKLRVLFTGYSEICPTAFVLCGNFTSSPFGSSHIKTLRESFRGLGNLIAQFPSLVESSRFIFVPGSQDPGPGNVLPRPNIPDCVTEELRRKVPTATFTTNPCRIQYCTQEIVVFREDMVTKMCRNCVKFPSDRDISTHFVKTLASQGHLCPLPLHVEPVYWSHDHALRVYPLPDVVVVADKFDAYSNTHVDCTFANPGSFACNDAVFKVYYPATRQMEDSQIQD; encoded by the exons atggCTGGACGACTGAAGTCTTCGATCGTGAGCGCCTTCAAAATGCACGGTTTGTCACTAAGGAT CGAGGCCAGTAAGTTCCTGGTTGAAGCCTTGACTCCGGTGAATGAGGTAGAGAGGGAAGAGTGGCTGGACAGGATCATTGAGGCAGTGCAGAAACAACCTT TGGAGTCTTCTATGATAGACAGATTGACACTAGAAGCAGCTGTAAATGACTGTGTGCAAGGAGGAGAGGAAGACAG TGACCAGGTCTTCAGTGTAATTGATGCTTTTGACATTCCCAAATTTGATTACAACtcagaaaggaaaaagtttatGCC TTCTACAGCACCAAGAAGTCTACATGGCCAGGCTACAGACAAGGCCCAACTCTTCAGGGACAGATACACTGTCCTATTTCAG AGAACATCCAGACATGAGTTGTTTACACCTCCTGTCATGGGAGCCAACCCTGTACACCAGACAAAGAAGTTCCAG TTGAGACCTGTGGAGTACCTGCTAGGCAGTGTTGCCAAGCTGGGAGAAATCATTGTGCTGGGGATGGTCACTCAGCTCAAGCCTGGCAGCTACTACCTGGAAGATCCTACTGGAGCAGTCAAGATGGACCTCAGTCAAACT AACTTTCACAATGGCTTGTTCACAGAGAACTGCTTTGTCCTTGCTGAAG gatgGTACGAAGACCAGGTTTTCCATGTAACTGCCTTTGGGTTTCCTCCACCTGAACCAGCAAAGACaacaag GGCCTACTTTGGAAACATCAATTTCTTTGGTGGTCCATCTGCAACATGTGCCAAGGCCTCCACCAAGTTGAGAGTGATTGAGAGAGAAAATGAAGATGCCATGATTGTCTTCCTCTCAGATGTGTGGCTTGATGATTCAAAG GTGATGGAGAAGCTGAGAGTGTTGTTCACAGGCTACAGCGAGATCTGTCCAACAGCTTTTGTGCTGTGTGGAAACTTCACATCAAGTCCATTTGGAAGCTCCCACATCAAAACCCTAAGAG AGTCCTTTCGAGGACTGGGAAATCTTATTGCACAGTTTCCAAGTCTAGTTGAAAG TTCTAGGTTCATATTTGTACCAGGAAGCCAGGACCCTGGCCCAGGAAACGTCCTGCCCAGACCAAATATTCCTGACTGTGTGACAGAAGAACTCAGGAGGAAAGTACCTACTGCCACATTCACCACGAACCCCTGCAG GATCCAGTACTGCACCCAGGAGATTGTGGTGTTCCGTGAGGACATGGTCACCAAGATGTGCCGAAACTGTGTCAAGTTTCCCTCGGACAGAGACATCTCAACGCAT TTTGTGAAGACCCTTGCCTCTCAGGGCCACCTGTGTCCCCTCCCGCTGCACGTAGAGCCTGTGTACTGGAGTCATGACCACGCCCTCAGGGTCTACCCTCTACCCGATGTGGTGGTGGTGGCCGACAAGTTTGATGCCTACAGCAACACACATGTGGACTGTACCTTTGCCAATCCT GGTTCTTTTGCATGTAATGATGCAGTCTTCAAGGTGTACTATCCAGCAACCAGGCAAATGGAAGACAG CCAAATCCAAGATTGA
- the LOC118422219 gene encoding protein amnionless-like produces MMREILVLFLILAGSSDAVVKRWIKYSDYNDADNWGGLNRTPCPTDTINLGAMQPVSVYIQSNLTITELALPMTGEIILGPNVILDFPANPANIDPSCQGATPGQLAEFQVQTQEWFNLNNWEVYGSLADAQQGDVSKEVGVLDIEKIPCSSGGDTTGSYIRDEVLFPENHSFRVNMGTQPLSLQRLNFAGKVYTSTNPFSDFLNTVSGKSQLNPGADRPTVNIGGSCTDVTGCACGNDAMKTVICAAVQCQDRGLQCDNPPTPQGHCCGVCGAVLTIGYGDNFNFQNLESYIRTQYLQQDKYQGVRTILSKSAVSRAGQVQLVLQDNAPGTQNGQTAAAMAQEVRDTLPAAGLGITAVDVQASTKGSGPSGQTGGRMAGGTIAGIVIAVIIVLLIIVLVAFFVRRRSTPLELSLPKMPKMPKMPAFNGKKTLTNEFEMGGATFSNPNFDPNSPDHFSLSYSGVEDLGSSKGFNNPMYDNPVEDNPMYSDTSLSGTMDPASVTTTPPTTPDGDTRDGGIENPIYGVDNLQEVVMDAEC; encoded by the exons ATGATGAGGGAGATACTTGTGTTGTTTCTGATACTTG CTGGCAGCAGCGATGCCGTGGTGAAACGTTGGATCAAGTACTCGGACTACAATGATGCAGACAACTGGGGAGGGTTGAACAGAACACCTTGTCCTACTGACACCATCAACTTAGGAGCCATGCAG CCCGTATCAGTATACATCCAGTCCAACCTGACCATCACAGAGTTG GCACTTCCTATGACTGGTGAGATAATCCTTGGCCCTAACGTCATCCTGGACTTCCCCGCCAATCCTGCCAACATAGACCCATCTTGTCAAGGTGCCACTCCAG GTCAGCTTGCAGAGTTCCAGGTGCAGACCCAGGAGTGGTTCAACCTTAACAACTGGGAGGTGTACGGTTCCCTGGCTGATGCCCAGCAGGGTGATGTGTCTAAGGAGGTTGGTGTGCTGGACATTGAGAAGATCCCCTGCAGCAGTGGCGGGGACACCACAGGGAGCTACATACGGGATGAAGTTCTGTTTCCTGAGAACCACTCCTTCAGGGTCAACATGGGAACACAGCCGCTCAGCCTGCAGAGGCTCAACTTTGCTGGGAAG GTATACACATCCACAAATCCATTCAGTGACTTCCTGAACACTGTCAGTGGAAAGTCTCAGCTCAACCCAGGAGCGGACAGGCCTACTGTGAACATTGGAGGCTCCTGTACTGATGTCACAGGATGTGCCTGTGGGAATGACGCA ATGAAGACTGTGATCTGTGCTGCAGTTCAATGTCAAGATCGAGGTCTACAGTGTGACAATCCCCCTACCCCACAGGGACACTGCTGTGGCGTATGTG GGGCTGTCCTGACCATTGGGTATGGAGACAACTTCAACTTCCAAAACTTGGAGAGCTACATCCGAACACAGTATCTGCAACAG gacaaATATCAAGGCGTGAGAACGATCCTATCCAAGTCTGCGGTGTCGCGAGCAGGACAAGTGCAGCTTGTGCTTCAGGATAACGCCCCAGGCACACAGAATGGGCAGACTGCTGCTGCCATGGCACAGGAGGTCAGGGACACCTTACCAGCAG CTGGCCTGGGGATAACTGCTGTTGATGTACAGGCCTCTACAAAGGGATCAGGACCATCTGGACAGACAG GTGGCCGTATGGCTGGAGGAACAATAGCAGGGATAGTCATTGCAGTCATCATTGTCCTCCTTATCATTGTCCTGGTAGCCTTCTTCGTCAGACGTAGGAG CACCCCACTGGAACTGAGTCTACCAAAGATGCCGAAAATGCCCAAGATGCCGGCCTTCAATGGGAAGAAGACTCTCACCAACGAGTTTGAGATGGGTGGAGCCACCTTCTCCAACCCGAACTTCGACCCCAACAGCCCTGACCACTTCAGCCTGAGCTACAGCGGGGTGGAAGATCTGGGCAGCAGCAAGGGCTTCAACAACCCCATGTACGACAACCCTGTGGAG GATAACCCCATGTACAGTGACACCAGCCTGTCAGGTACCATGGACCCGGCCTCCGTCACCACCACCCCACCCACCACTCCTGACGGGGACACCAGGGACGGGGGCATCGAGAACCCCATATATGGGGTGGACAACCTCCAGGAGGTGGTGATGGATGCGGAATGCTGA
- the LOC118425673 gene encoding UDP-GalNAc:beta-1,3-N-acetylgalactosaminyltransferase 2-like, producing MEQGRPSNEARPEYDIIIGILSARENFEQRRALRATWVGYIQQHPDYSKRILVKFVVGSKPCPVPPADRLDPFTCQKLSLSETICAGEVVALSLASQNSLPSSQQQTGPVETPFTVHHPVVITKLGVLGGDIPAEGVRVRLVDSAAKENLLSVNFTSDNPGIHTGGNTFKAVQNYVLPKGFQGTITVESLAADNELLVTFPLDQLQVSNKGGVLQLRKKVDFMPESGYLPHHTHAQQHTAATFMYRVFEPEFLEQAPQDLRAKEWSVKLGAEQQHLEMEVERYGDILLVEEVEFYRNLPKKILGFYKWVTENVKFNFTLKTDDDCFIDVDKIAMGIETLKLREKSKVWWSRFRSGWAVEHHGKWAEQDYPSPVYPAFACGAGNILSADLVSWLAENAHQLRPYQGEDVSLGIWLSAVGPNLISDHSWQCEEGCTTEMYSSPEQQPTQLMTLWSNLQKCGNPCQCP from the exons atggaacaaGGGCGGCCCTCCA ATGAGGCCAGGCCAGAGTATGACATAATTATTGGCATCCTTTCAGCCAGAGAGAATTTTGAACAACGTCGGGCTCTCCGAGCAACATGGGTGGGCTACATACAGCAGCATCCAGACTATAGCAAGAG GATTCTGGTGAAATTTGTCGTAGGGAGCAAACCCTGCCCAGTTCCACCTGCTGACAGACTGGATCCCTTCACCTGCCAGAAACTGTCCTTGTCAGaaacaa TATGTGCAGGAGAGGTGGTGGCCCTCAGTCTGGCCTCCCAGAACAGTCTCCCCAGCAGCCAGCAGCAGACAGGTCCAGTGGAGACCCCCTTCACTGTCCACCACCCTGTGGTCATCACCAAGCTGGGTGTGCTGGGAGGGGACATACCTGCAGAAGGTGTCAGAGTCAGGCTGGTAGACTCTGcagcaaag GAGAATTTACTGAGTGTTAATTTCACATCAGATAACCCTGGGATACATACAGGGGGCAACACTTTTAAGGCTGTGCAGAATTATGTCTTACCAAAG GGTTTCCAGGGGACCATCACTGTTGAGAGCCTAGCAGCTGATAACGAGTTGTTggtgacatttccactggaccAGCTACAGGTCAGCAACAAAGGAGGTGTACTTCAACTCCGAAAG AAAGTTGACTTCATGCCTGAGTCAGGGTATCTTCCTCATCACACCCATGCCCAGCAGCACACAGCAGCCACATTTATGTACAGAGTCTTTG AGCCAGAGTTCTTGGAGCAGGCCCCTCAGGACCTTcgtgccaaagagtggtcagtTAAGCTTGGTGCAGAGCAGCAGCATCTGGAGATGGAGGTGGAGCGGTACGGGGACATCCTCCTGGTGGAGGAAGTAGAGTTCTACAGAAACCTGCCAAAGAAGATCCTGGGGTTTTACAAATG GGTCACTGAAAATGTGAAGTTCAACTTTACTTTGAAAACTGATGATGACTGTTTTATTGATGTGGACAAAATAGCAATG GGGATTGAGACTCTAAAACTTCGGGAAAAAAGCAAAGTATGGTGGAGTAG ATTTCGTAGTGGCTGGGCAGTGGAACACCATGGGAAGTGGGCAGAGCAGGACTACCCCAGCCCTGTCTACCCTGCCTTCGCCTGTGGAGCAGGCAACATCCTGTCAGCTGACCTTGTCTCCTGGTTAGCGGAGAATGCACACCAGCTCAGGCCATATCAG GGAGAAGATGTGTCACTGGGGATCTGGTTGTCTGCAGTTGGACCAAATCTTATATCT GACCACTCCTGGCAGTGCGAGGAAGGCTGTACTACAGAGATGTACTCCTCCCCTGAACAGCAGCCGACACAGCTGATGACGTTGTGGAGCAACCTGCAGAAGTGTGGGAATCCCTGCCAGTGTCCATGA
- the LOC118416830 gene encoding F-box/WD repeat-containing protein 7-like has protein sequence MSMFADREAVANNIVAAFDAFTPEEQNVVLRQILLKCQPLQLRFVYAELKTLLAVDFVAHLPRELTERIFSYLDGVEMSRAACVSRLWREKTNNEGLWQRLCKLKRWEHFGFNEDLSREESCSSPTSTSRTSPRFTPVNSDVISLSPLCHWKDVYIRAHHLNKNWATGKYTVMPALRGHEGRVNCMDCDGKLLVSGGGDNSVRLWDLATGKCINQLEGHTDSVTGIELRNNIVVTSCADSVIRVFEASSGRCLKVMQGHTSGVEHLCFDGANLVSASNDRTVRVWSLSSGKCIHNLTGHTDDIQLLCMHGDLAVSSSWDQTLRLWDIRRGLCLQILVGHAEVVYCCQFDERRIVSGGADSFVKIWNPQTGECTKTLSGHTGEVYCLKYNEDVIASGAADSIVRLWSFAGECLHELREHIGVVRCLLQEGDRLISGGDQKKVVIWNTKEGKLLNVVHRNPTLLHLMWANETKLVLASPESPGTVSILSYW, from the exons ATGAGCATGTTTGCAGACCGCGAAGCCGTAGCGAACAACATCGTGGCGGCGTTCGACGCGTTCACGCCGGAGGAACAGAATGTGGTGCTGCGGCAGATCCTGCTGAAATGCCAG CCCCTTCAGCTGAGATTTGTGTATGCGGAGCTGAAAACCCTCCTGGCTGTGGACTTTGTGGCCCACCTGCCCCGCGAGCTGACAGAGAGGATCTTCTCCTACCTGGATGGAGTGGAGATGTCCCGCGCTGCCTGTGTCAGCAGACTGTGGAGGGAAAAGACTAACAATGAGGGATTATG GCAAAGGCTGTGTAAATTAAAGAGGTGGGAACATTTTGGGTTTAACGAGGACCTATCCCGTGAGGAGTCCTGCAGCAGCCCCACATCCACCTCCCGTACCTCCCCGCGCTTCACGCCTGTCAACAGTGACGTCATCTCCCTGTCACCGCTGTGTCACTGGAAGGATGTGTACATCAGGGCTCATCACCTCAACAAGAACTGGGCGACAGGGAAGTACACGGTCATGCCTGCACTCAGGGGCCACGAGGGCAGGGTCAACTGTATGGACTGTGATG GCAAATTACTTGTGAGTGGAGGGGGAGACAATAGTGTTCGACTGTGGGACCTTGCAACAGGGAAGTGTATTAACCAGCTGGAGGGACACACAGACTCTGTCACTGGCATAGAACTCAGG AACAACATTGTAGTGACCAGCTGTGCAGACAGCGTGATCAGGGTATTTGAGGCTTCCAGTGGTCGGTGTCTGAAAGTCATGCAGGGTCACACATCAGGGGTGGAGCACCTCTGCTTTGATGGGGCAAATCTTGTTAGTGCATCAAATGACAG GACGGTGAGAGTCTGGTCATTGTCATCAGGGAAGTGCATCCACAACCTAACAGGGCACACAGATGATATTCAG CTCCTTTGTATGCATGGAGACCTTGCTGTCAGCTCGTCCTGGGACCAGACCCTGCGGCTGTGGGACATCAGAAGGGGGCTGTGCTTACAGATACTTGTGGGACATGCAGAAG TTGTGTACTGTTGCCAGTTTGATGAGAGGAGAATAGTGAGTGGTGGAGCGGACTCCTTTGTTAAGATTTGGAACCCCCAGACAGGGGAGTGCACCAAGACTCTGAGTGGACACACAGGAGAGGTG TACTGTTTGAAGTATAATGAGGATGTCATTGCATCAGGGGCAGCTGACAGCATTGTCAGGTTGTGGAGCTTTGCAG GGGAGTGCCTACATGAGCTGAGGGAACACATCGGAGTGGTGCGCTGTCTCCTGCAGGAAGGGGACAGGCTCATCTCTGGGGGGGACCAGAAGAAAGTCGTCATCTGGAACACAAAG GAAGGCAAGCTGCTGAATGTGGTACACAGGAACCCGACATTGCTGCACTTGATGTGGGCTAACGAGACCAAGTTGGTGCTGGCCTCCCCAGAATCCCCCGGCACTGTCTCCATTCTTAGTTACTGGTAA